The genomic region CGGGGCCCATCAATTTGAAGTCATTGAAGGAACAGGTCCGCGCCGGGGCATCTATGTCAGCGCGCTGCCGCTGGACGAGATCAGGGAATTCTACCAGGTGATCGGCGCCCTAGAAAGCGCGGCCCTGCAGGAAGCTTTTCCAAAACTGGGTTCAGCCGGGATCAAAAAGATGGAAGCCCTGAACCGCCAGATGCAAGCAGCCATCGCTACGGGCGATTTCGATCTTTTTTACGAAAAGAACCTGCTCTTTCACGATTGCGTCATCGAGCCTTGCGCCAACAAGACCATGGCGCGCGTCATCGGCAACCTGAAAAAAAGGCTGTACGATTTTCCCAGGCAGCGCCAGTGGATCAAGGAGTGGGAAGAATCCTCCATCCGCGAGCACCAGGAGATCGTCGATTTTCTCGCGGCGGGCGACCCGGCCGCCGCCGCCCTGTTCCTGCGCGATGTTCATTGGTCGTACGAGGTC from Candidatus Aminicenantes bacterium harbors:
- a CDS encoding FCD domain-containing protein; translated protein: MIGALESAALQEAFPKLGSAGIKKMEALNRQMQAAIATGDFDLFYEKNLLFHDCVIEPCANKTMARVIGNLKKRLYDFPRQRQWIKEWEESSIREHQEIVDFLAAGDPAAAALFLRDVHWSYEVQEKYIRKYYAPVVDHRD